One region of Camelus bactrianus isolate YW-2024 breed Bactrian camel chromosome 22, ASM4877302v1, whole genome shotgun sequence genomic DNA includes:
- the TNPO2 gene encoding transportin-2 isoform X3, which translates to MWPELLPQLCNLLNSEDYNTCEGAFGALQKICEDSSELLDSDALNRPLNIMIPKFLQFFKHCSPKIRSHAIACVNQFIMDRAQALMDNIDTFIEHLFALAVDDDPEVRKNVCRALVMLLEVRIDRLIPHMHSIIQYMLQRTQDHDENVALEACEFWLTLAEQPICKEVLASHLLQLIPILVNGMKYSEIDIILLKGDVEEDEAVPDSEQDIKPRFHKSRTVTLPHEAERPDGSEDAEDDDDDDALSDWNLRKCSAAALDVLANVFREELLPHLLPLLKGLLFHPEWVVKESGILVLGAIAEGCMQGMVPYLPELIPHLIQCLSDKKALVRSIACWTLSRYAHWVVSQPPDMHLKPLMTELLKRILDGNKRVQEAACSAFATLEEEACTELVPYLSYILDTLVFAFGKYQHKNLLILYDAIGTLADSVGHHLNQPEYIQKLMPPLIQKWNELKDEDKDLFPLLECLSSVATALQSGFLPYCEPVYQRCVTLVQKTLAQAMMYTQHPEQYEAPDKDFMIVALDLLSGLAEGLGGHVEQLVARSNIMTLLFQCMQDSMPEVRQSSFALLGDLTKACFIHVKPCIAEFMPILGTNLNPEFISVCNNATWAIGEICMQMGAEMQPYVQMVLNNLVEIINRPNTPKTLLENTGRLTSPSAIPAITIGRLGYVCPQEVAPMLQQFIRPWCTSLRNIRDNEEKDSAFRGICMMIGVNPGGVVQDFIFFCDAVASWVSPKDDLRDMFYKILHGFKDQVGEENWQQFSEQFPPLLKERLAAFYGV; encoded by the exons ATGTGGCCGGAGCTGCTGCCTCAGCTGTGCAACCTGCTCAACTCGGAGGATTACAACACCTGTGAG GGAGCCTTTGGAGCCCTGCAGAAGATCTGTGAAGACTCATCCGAACTCCTGGACAGTGATGCCCTCAACAGGCCCCTCAACATCATGATCCCCAAGTTCCTACAGTTCTTCAAGCACTGCAGCCCCAAGATCCG GTCCCATGCCATCGCCTGTGTCAATCAGTTCATCATGGACCGGGCCCAGGCGCTGATGGACAACATCGACACCTTCATCGAG CATTTGTTTGCCCTGGCCGTGGACGATGACCCTGAGGTGCGGAAGAACGTGTGCCGTGCGCTGGTGATGCTGCTGGAAGTGCGGATCGACAGGCTCATCCCCCACATGCACAGCATCATCCAG TACATGCTGCAGAGGACCCAGGACCACGATGAGAACGTGGCCCTTGAGGCCTGTGAGTTCTGGCTGACGCTGGCCGAGCAGCCCATCTGCAAGGAAGTCCTGGCCTCTCACCTGCTCCA GTTGATCCCCATCCTGGTAAATGGGATGAAGTACTCAGAAATCGACATCATCCTGCTGAAG GGGGACGTGGAGGAGGATGAGGCCGTCCCCGACAGCGAGCAGGACATAAAGCCACGTTTCCACAAGTCACGCACAGTGACACTGCCCCATGAGGCCGAGCGGCCTGATGGCTCTGAGGACGCAGAAGATGACGATGATGACGATGCTTTGTCCGACTGGAATCTGA gGAAGTGCTCAGCAGCTGCGCTGGACGTCTTGGCCAACGTCTTCCGGGAGGAACTGCTGCCCCACCTACTCCCTCTGCTCAAGGGCCTCCTCTTCCACCCTGAGTGGGTGGTCAAGGAGTCGGGCATCCTGGTGCTGGGCGCCATTGCTGAGG GCTGCATGCAGGGCATGGTGCCCTACCTGCCGGAGCTGATCCCCCACCTCATCCAGTGCCTGTCGGACAAGAAGGCCCTGGTCCGCTCCATTGCCTGCTGGACGCTGAGCCGCTATGCTCACTGGGTGGTCAGCCAGCCACCTGACATGCACCTCAAGCCTCTGATGACAGAGCTGCTCAAGCGCATCCTGGATGGCAACAAGAGGGTGCAGGAGGCGGCCTGCAG tgCCTTCGccaccctggaggaggaggcctgCACGGAGCTGGTGCCTTACCTCAGCTACATCCTGGACACCCTCGTTTTTGCCTTTGGCAAGTACCAGCACAAGAACCTACTCATCCTCTATGATGCCATCGGCACCCTGGCCGACTCTGTGGGCCACCACCTCAACCAGCCG GAGTACATCCAGAAGCTGATGCCTCCACTGATCCAGAAGTGGAACGAGCTTAAGGATGAAGACAAGGACCTCTTTCCTCTGCTGGAG TGCCTGTCATCGGTGGCCACTGCCCTGCAGAGTGGCTTCCTGCCCTACTGTGAGCCTGTCTACCAGCGCTGTGTCACCCTGGTGCAGAAGACGCTGGCCCAGGCCATG ATGTACACCCAGCACCCTGAGCAGTATGAGGCCCCTGACAAGGACTTCATGATCGTGGCACTGGATCTGCTCAGTGGCCTGGCTGAGGGCCTAGGTGGCCACGTGGAGCAGCTGGTGGCCCGCAGCAACATCATGACACTGCTCTTTCAGTGCATGCAG GACTCGATGCCTGAAGTCCGGCAGAGCTCCTTCGCCCTCCTAGGAGACCTCACCAAAGCCTGCTTCATCCATGTCAAGCCCTGTATTG CCGAGTTCATGCCCATTCTGGGCACCAACCTAAACCCTGAGTTCATCTCTGTCTGCAACAATGCTACCTGGGCCATTGGCGAGATCTGCATGCAGATGG GGGCAGAGATGCAGCCCTATGTGCAAATGGTCCTCAACAACCTGGTGGAGATCATTAACCGGCCCAACACGCCCAAGACGCTGCTGGAAAACACAG GTCGCCTGACGAGTCCCTCTGCCATTCCAGCCATCACCATCGGCCGCCTGGGCTACGTGTGCCCGCAGGAGGTGGCACCTATGCTGCAGCAGTTCATCCGGCCTTG GTGCACGTCCCTCAGGAACATCAGAGACAACGAGGAGAAGGACTCGGCTTTCCGAGGCATCTGCATGATGATAGGCGTCAACCCCGGGGGCGTCGTGCAG gactttattttcttctgcgACGCTGTAGCCTCCTGGGTGAGCCCGAAGGATGACCTTCGGGACATGTTTTATAAG ATTCTCCACGGCTTCAAAGACCAAGTTGGGGAGGAAAACTGGCAACAGTTCTCAGAGCAGTTCCCGCCGCTGCTCAAGGAGAGGCTGGCTGCCTTCTACGGGGTCTAG
- the TNPO2 gene encoding transportin-2 isoform X2, translating to MDWQPDEQGLQQVLQLLKDSQSPNTATQRIVQDKLKQLNQFPDFNNYLIFVLTRLKSEDEPTRSLSGLILKNNVKAHYQSFPPPVADFIKQECLNNIGDASSLIRATIGILITTIASKGELQMWPELLPQLCNLLNSEDYNTCEGAFGALQKICEDSSELLDSDALNRPLNIMIPKFLQFFKHCSPKIRSHAIACVNQFIMDRAQALMDNIDTFIEHLFALAVDDDPEVRKNVCRALVMLLEVRIDRLIPHMHSIIQYMLQRTQDHDENVALEACEFWLTLAEQPICKEVLASHLLQLIPILVNGMKYSEIDIILLKGDVEEDEAVPDSEQDIKPRFHKSRTVTLPHEAERPDGSEDAEDDDDDDALSDWNLRKCSAAALDVLANVFREELLPHLLPLLKGLLFHPEWVVKESGILVLGAIAEGCMQGMVPYLPELIPHLIQCLSDKKALVRSIACWTLSRYAHWVVSQPPDMHLKPLMTELLKRILDGNKRVQEAACSAFATLEEEACTELVPYLSYILDTLVFAFGKYQHKNLLILYDAIGTLADSVGHHLNQPEYIQKLMPPLIQKWNELKDEDKDLFPLLECLSSVATALQSGFLPYCEPVYQRCVTLVQKTLAQAMMYTQHPEQYEAPDKDFMIVALDLLSGLAEGLGGHVEQLVARSNIMTLLFQCMQDSMPEVRQSSFALLGDLTKACFIHVKPCIAEFMPILGTNLNPEFISVCNNATWAIGEICMQMGAEMQPYVQMVLNNLVEIINRPNTPKTLLENTGRLTSPSAIPAITIGRLGYVCPQEVAPMLQQFIRPWCTSLRNIRDNEEKDSAFRGICMMIGVNPGGVVQDFIFFCDAVASWVSPKDDLRDMFYKILHGFKDQVGEENWQQFSEQFPPLLKERLAAFYGV from the exons CTCAAGTCGGAAG ATGAACCAACTCGCTCTCTCAGTGGCCTCATCCTCAAGAACAATGTGAAGGCACATTACCAGAGCTTTCCACCGCCTGTGGCCGACTTCATCAAACAGGAGTGTCTCAACAACATCGGTGATGCCTCCTCGCTCATCCGAGCCACCATAG GCATTCTCATCACCACCATCGCTTCCAAGGGTGAGCTGCAGATGTGGCCGGAGCTGCTGCCTCAGCTGTGCAACCTGCTCAACTCGGAGGATTACAACACCTGTGAG GGAGCCTTTGGAGCCCTGCAGAAGATCTGTGAAGACTCATCCGAACTCCTGGACAGTGATGCCCTCAACAGGCCCCTCAACATCATGATCCCCAAGTTCCTACAGTTCTTCAAGCACTGCAGCCCCAAGATCCG GTCCCATGCCATCGCCTGTGTCAATCAGTTCATCATGGACCGGGCCCAGGCGCTGATGGACAACATCGACACCTTCATCGAG CATTTGTTTGCCCTGGCCGTGGACGATGACCCTGAGGTGCGGAAGAACGTGTGCCGTGCGCTGGTGATGCTGCTGGAAGTGCGGATCGACAGGCTCATCCCCCACATGCACAGCATCATCCAG TACATGCTGCAGAGGACCCAGGACCACGATGAGAACGTGGCCCTTGAGGCCTGTGAGTTCTGGCTGACGCTGGCCGAGCAGCCCATCTGCAAGGAAGTCCTGGCCTCTCACCTGCTCCA GTTGATCCCCATCCTGGTAAATGGGATGAAGTACTCAGAAATCGACATCATCCTGCTGAAG GGGGACGTGGAGGAGGATGAGGCCGTCCCCGACAGCGAGCAGGACATAAAGCCACGTTTCCACAAGTCACGCACAGTGACACTGCCCCATGAGGCCGAGCGGCCTGATGGCTCTGAGGACGCAGAAGATGACGATGATGACGATGCTTTGTCCGACTGGAATCTGA gGAAGTGCTCAGCAGCTGCGCTGGACGTCTTGGCCAACGTCTTCCGGGAGGAACTGCTGCCCCACCTACTCCCTCTGCTCAAGGGCCTCCTCTTCCACCCTGAGTGGGTGGTCAAGGAGTCGGGCATCCTGGTGCTGGGCGCCATTGCTGAGG GCTGCATGCAGGGCATGGTGCCCTACCTGCCGGAGCTGATCCCCCACCTCATCCAGTGCCTGTCGGACAAGAAGGCCCTGGTCCGCTCCATTGCCTGCTGGACGCTGAGCCGCTATGCTCACTGGGTGGTCAGCCAGCCACCTGACATGCACCTCAAGCCTCTGATGACAGAGCTGCTCAAGCGCATCCTGGATGGCAACAAGAGGGTGCAGGAGGCGGCCTGCAG tgCCTTCGccaccctggaggaggaggcctgCACGGAGCTGGTGCCTTACCTCAGCTACATCCTGGACACCCTCGTTTTTGCCTTTGGCAAGTACCAGCACAAGAACCTACTCATCCTCTATGATGCCATCGGCACCCTGGCCGACTCTGTGGGCCACCACCTCAACCAGCCG GAGTACATCCAGAAGCTGATGCCTCCACTGATCCAGAAGTGGAACGAGCTTAAGGATGAAGACAAGGACCTCTTTCCTCTGCTGGAG TGCCTGTCATCGGTGGCCACTGCCCTGCAGAGTGGCTTCCTGCCCTACTGTGAGCCTGTCTACCAGCGCTGTGTCACCCTGGTGCAGAAGACGCTGGCCCAGGCCATG ATGTACACCCAGCACCCTGAGCAGTATGAGGCCCCTGACAAGGACTTCATGATCGTGGCACTGGATCTGCTCAGTGGCCTGGCTGAGGGCCTAGGTGGCCACGTGGAGCAGCTGGTGGCCCGCAGCAACATCATGACACTGCTCTTTCAGTGCATGCAG GACTCGATGCCTGAAGTCCGGCAGAGCTCCTTCGCCCTCCTAGGAGACCTCACCAAAGCCTGCTTCATCCATGTCAAGCCCTGTATTG CCGAGTTCATGCCCATTCTGGGCACCAACCTAAACCCTGAGTTCATCTCTGTCTGCAACAATGCTACCTGGGCCATTGGCGAGATCTGCATGCAGATGG GGGCAGAGATGCAGCCCTATGTGCAAATGGTCCTCAACAACCTGGTGGAGATCATTAACCGGCCCAACACGCCCAAGACGCTGCTGGAAAACACAG GTCGCCTGACGAGTCCCTCTGCCATTCCAGCCATCACCATCGGCCGCCTGGGCTACGTGTGCCCGCAGGAGGTGGCACCTATGCTGCAGCAGTTCATCCGGCCTTG GTGCACGTCCCTCAGGAACATCAGAGACAACGAGGAGAAGGACTCGGCTTTCCGAGGCATCTGCATGATGATAGGCGTCAACCCCGGGGGCGTCGTGCAG gactttattttcttctgcgACGCTGTAGCCTCCTGGGTGAGCCCGAAGGATGACCTTCGGGACATGTTTTATAAG ATTCTCCACGGCTTCAAAGACCAAGTTGGGGAGGAAAACTGGCAACAGTTCTCAGAGCAGTTCCCGCCGCTGCTCAAGGAGAGGCTGGCTGCCTTCTACGGGGTCTAG
- the TNPO2 gene encoding transportin-2 isoform X1, protein MDWQPDEQGLQQVLQLLKDSQSPNTATQRIVQDKLKQLNQFPDFNNYLIFVLTRLKSEDEPTRSLSGLILKNNVKAHYQSFPPPVADFIKQECLNNIGDASSLIRATIGILITTIASKGELQMWPELLPQLCNLLNSEDYNTCEGAFGALQKICEDSSELLDSDALNRPLNIMIPKFLQFFKHCSPKIRSHAIACVNQFIMDRAQALMDNIDTFIEHLFALAVDDDPEVRKNVCRALVMLLEVRIDRLIPHMHSIIQYMLQRTQDHDENVALEACEFWLTLAEQPICKEVLASHLLQLIPILVNGMKYSEIDIILLKGDVEEDEAVPDSEQDIKPRFHKSRTVTLPHEAERPDGSEDAEDDDDDDALSDWNLRKCSAAALDVLANVFREELLPHLLPLLKGLLFHPEWVVKESGILVLGAIAEGCMQGMVPYLPELIPHLIQCLSDKKALVRSIACWTLSRYAHWVVSQPPDMHLKPLMTELLKRILDGNKRVQEAACSAFATLEEEACTELVPYLSYILDTLVFAFGKYQHKNLLILYDAIGTLADSVGHHLNQPEYIQKLMPPLIQKWNELKDEDKDLFPLLECLSSVATALQSGFLPYCEPVYQRCVTLVQKTLAQAMMYTQHPEQYEAPDKDFMIVALDLLSGLAEGLGGHVEQLVARSNIMTLLFQCMQDSMPEVRQSSFALLGDLTKACFIHVKPCIAEFMPILGTNLNPEFISVCNNATWAIGEICMQMGAEMQPYVQMVLNNLVEIINRPNTPKTLLENTAITIGRLGYVCPQEVAPMLQQFIRPWCTSLRNIRDNEEKDSAFRGICMMIGVNPGGVVQDFIFFCDAVASWVSPKDDLRDMFYKILHGFKDQVGEENWQQFSEQFPPLLKERLAAFYGV, encoded by the exons CTCAAGTCGGAAG ATGAACCAACTCGCTCTCTCAGTGGCCTCATCCTCAAGAACAATGTGAAGGCACATTACCAGAGCTTTCCACCGCCTGTGGCCGACTTCATCAAACAGGAGTGTCTCAACAACATCGGTGATGCCTCCTCGCTCATCCGAGCCACCATAG GCATTCTCATCACCACCATCGCTTCCAAGGGTGAGCTGCAGATGTGGCCGGAGCTGCTGCCTCAGCTGTGCAACCTGCTCAACTCGGAGGATTACAACACCTGTGAG GGAGCCTTTGGAGCCCTGCAGAAGATCTGTGAAGACTCATCCGAACTCCTGGACAGTGATGCCCTCAACAGGCCCCTCAACATCATGATCCCCAAGTTCCTACAGTTCTTCAAGCACTGCAGCCCCAAGATCCG GTCCCATGCCATCGCCTGTGTCAATCAGTTCATCATGGACCGGGCCCAGGCGCTGATGGACAACATCGACACCTTCATCGAG CATTTGTTTGCCCTGGCCGTGGACGATGACCCTGAGGTGCGGAAGAACGTGTGCCGTGCGCTGGTGATGCTGCTGGAAGTGCGGATCGACAGGCTCATCCCCCACATGCACAGCATCATCCAG TACATGCTGCAGAGGACCCAGGACCACGATGAGAACGTGGCCCTTGAGGCCTGTGAGTTCTGGCTGACGCTGGCCGAGCAGCCCATCTGCAAGGAAGTCCTGGCCTCTCACCTGCTCCA GTTGATCCCCATCCTGGTAAATGGGATGAAGTACTCAGAAATCGACATCATCCTGCTGAAG GGGGACGTGGAGGAGGATGAGGCCGTCCCCGACAGCGAGCAGGACATAAAGCCACGTTTCCACAAGTCACGCACAGTGACACTGCCCCATGAGGCCGAGCGGCCTGATGGCTCTGAGGACGCAGAAGATGACGATGATGACGATGCTTTGTCCGACTGGAATCTGA gGAAGTGCTCAGCAGCTGCGCTGGACGTCTTGGCCAACGTCTTCCGGGAGGAACTGCTGCCCCACCTACTCCCTCTGCTCAAGGGCCTCCTCTTCCACCCTGAGTGGGTGGTCAAGGAGTCGGGCATCCTGGTGCTGGGCGCCATTGCTGAGG GCTGCATGCAGGGCATGGTGCCCTACCTGCCGGAGCTGATCCCCCACCTCATCCAGTGCCTGTCGGACAAGAAGGCCCTGGTCCGCTCCATTGCCTGCTGGACGCTGAGCCGCTATGCTCACTGGGTGGTCAGCCAGCCACCTGACATGCACCTCAAGCCTCTGATGACAGAGCTGCTCAAGCGCATCCTGGATGGCAACAAGAGGGTGCAGGAGGCGGCCTGCAG tgCCTTCGccaccctggaggaggaggcctgCACGGAGCTGGTGCCTTACCTCAGCTACATCCTGGACACCCTCGTTTTTGCCTTTGGCAAGTACCAGCACAAGAACCTACTCATCCTCTATGATGCCATCGGCACCCTGGCCGACTCTGTGGGCCACCACCTCAACCAGCCG GAGTACATCCAGAAGCTGATGCCTCCACTGATCCAGAAGTGGAACGAGCTTAAGGATGAAGACAAGGACCTCTTTCCTCTGCTGGAG TGCCTGTCATCGGTGGCCACTGCCCTGCAGAGTGGCTTCCTGCCCTACTGTGAGCCTGTCTACCAGCGCTGTGTCACCCTGGTGCAGAAGACGCTGGCCCAGGCCATG ATGTACACCCAGCACCCTGAGCAGTATGAGGCCCCTGACAAGGACTTCATGATCGTGGCACTGGATCTGCTCAGTGGCCTGGCTGAGGGCCTAGGTGGCCACGTGGAGCAGCTGGTGGCCCGCAGCAACATCATGACACTGCTCTTTCAGTGCATGCAG GACTCGATGCCTGAAGTCCGGCAGAGCTCCTTCGCCCTCCTAGGAGACCTCACCAAAGCCTGCTTCATCCATGTCAAGCCCTGTATTG CCGAGTTCATGCCCATTCTGGGCACCAACCTAAACCCTGAGTTCATCTCTGTCTGCAACAATGCTACCTGGGCCATTGGCGAGATCTGCATGCAGATGG GGGCAGAGATGCAGCCCTATGTGCAAATGGTCCTCAACAACCTGGTGGAGATCATTAACCGGCCCAACACGCCCAAGACGCTGCTGGAAAACACAG CCATCACCATCGGCCGCCTGGGCTACGTGTGCCCGCAGGAGGTGGCACCTATGCTGCAGCAGTTCATCCGGCCTTG GTGCACGTCCCTCAGGAACATCAGAGACAACGAGGAGAAGGACTCGGCTTTCCGAGGCATCTGCATGATGATAGGCGTCAACCCCGGGGGCGTCGTGCAG gactttattttcttctgcgACGCTGTAGCCTCCTGGGTGAGCCCGAAGGATGACCTTCGGGACATGTTTTATAAG ATTCTCCACGGCTTCAAAGACCAAGTTGGGGAGGAAAACTGGCAACAGTTCTCAGAGCAGTTCCCGCCGCTGCTCAAGGAGAGGCTGGCTGCCTTCTACGGGGTCTAG
- the TNPO2 gene encoding transportin-2 isoform X5 — protein MDWQPDEQGLQQVLQLLKDSQSPNTATQRIVQDKLKQLNQFPDFNNYLIFVLTRLKSEDEPTRSLSGLILKNNVKAHYQSFPPPVADFIKQECLNNIGDASSLIRATIGILITTIASKGELQMWPELLPQLCNLLNSEDYNTCEGAFGALQKICEDSSELLDSDALNRPLNIMIPKFLQFFKHCSPKIRSHAIACVNQFIMDRAQALMDNIDTFIEHLFALAVDDDPEVRKNVCRALVMLLEVRIDRLIPHMHSIIQYMLQRTQDHDENVALEACEFWLTLAEQPICKEVLASHLLQLIPILVNGMKYSEIDIILLKGDVEEDEAVPDSEQDIKPRFHKSRTVTLPHEAERPDGSEDAEDDDDDDALSDWNLRKCSAAALDVLANVFREELLPHLLPLLKGLLFHPEWVVKESGILVLGAIAEGCMQGMVPYLPELIPHLIQCLSDKKALVRSIACWTLSRYAHWVVSQPPDMHLKPLMTELLKRILDGNKRVQEAACSAFATLEEEACTELVPYLSYILDTLVFAFGKYQHKNLLILYDAIGTLADSVGHHLNQPEYIQKLMPPLIQKWNELKDEDKDLFPLLECLSSVATALQSGFLPYCEPVYQRCVTLVQKTLAQAMMYTQHPEQYEAPDKDFMIVALDLLSGLAEGLGGHVEQLVARSNIMTLLFQCMQDSMPEVRQSSFALLGDLTKACFIHVKPCIAEFMPILGTNLNPEFISVCNNATWAIGEICMQMGAEMQPYVQMVLNNLVEIINRPNTPKTLLENTAITIGRLGYVCPQEVAPMLQQFIRPWCTSLRNIRDNEEKDSAFRGICMMIGVNPGGVVQDFIFFCDAVASWVSPKDDLRDMFYKILHGFKDQVGEENWQQFSEQFPPLLKERLAAFYGVSVCVVVRGVAGEHAASRSRRVLVEGG, from the exons CTCAAGTCGGAAG ATGAACCAACTCGCTCTCTCAGTGGCCTCATCCTCAAGAACAATGTGAAGGCACATTACCAGAGCTTTCCACCGCCTGTGGCCGACTTCATCAAACAGGAGTGTCTCAACAACATCGGTGATGCCTCCTCGCTCATCCGAGCCACCATAG GCATTCTCATCACCACCATCGCTTCCAAGGGTGAGCTGCAGATGTGGCCGGAGCTGCTGCCTCAGCTGTGCAACCTGCTCAACTCGGAGGATTACAACACCTGTGAG GGAGCCTTTGGAGCCCTGCAGAAGATCTGTGAAGACTCATCCGAACTCCTGGACAGTGATGCCCTCAACAGGCCCCTCAACATCATGATCCCCAAGTTCCTACAGTTCTTCAAGCACTGCAGCCCCAAGATCCG GTCCCATGCCATCGCCTGTGTCAATCAGTTCATCATGGACCGGGCCCAGGCGCTGATGGACAACATCGACACCTTCATCGAG CATTTGTTTGCCCTGGCCGTGGACGATGACCCTGAGGTGCGGAAGAACGTGTGCCGTGCGCTGGTGATGCTGCTGGAAGTGCGGATCGACAGGCTCATCCCCCACATGCACAGCATCATCCAG TACATGCTGCAGAGGACCCAGGACCACGATGAGAACGTGGCCCTTGAGGCCTGTGAGTTCTGGCTGACGCTGGCCGAGCAGCCCATCTGCAAGGAAGTCCTGGCCTCTCACCTGCTCCA GTTGATCCCCATCCTGGTAAATGGGATGAAGTACTCAGAAATCGACATCATCCTGCTGAAG GGGGACGTGGAGGAGGATGAGGCCGTCCCCGACAGCGAGCAGGACATAAAGCCACGTTTCCACAAGTCACGCACAGTGACACTGCCCCATGAGGCCGAGCGGCCTGATGGCTCTGAGGACGCAGAAGATGACGATGATGACGATGCTTTGTCCGACTGGAATCTGA gGAAGTGCTCAGCAGCTGCGCTGGACGTCTTGGCCAACGTCTTCCGGGAGGAACTGCTGCCCCACCTACTCCCTCTGCTCAAGGGCCTCCTCTTCCACCCTGAGTGGGTGGTCAAGGAGTCGGGCATCCTGGTGCTGGGCGCCATTGCTGAGG GCTGCATGCAGGGCATGGTGCCCTACCTGCCGGAGCTGATCCCCCACCTCATCCAGTGCCTGTCGGACAAGAAGGCCCTGGTCCGCTCCATTGCCTGCTGGACGCTGAGCCGCTATGCTCACTGGGTGGTCAGCCAGCCACCTGACATGCACCTCAAGCCTCTGATGACAGAGCTGCTCAAGCGCATCCTGGATGGCAACAAGAGGGTGCAGGAGGCGGCCTGCAG tgCCTTCGccaccctggaggaggaggcctgCACGGAGCTGGTGCCTTACCTCAGCTACATCCTGGACACCCTCGTTTTTGCCTTTGGCAAGTACCAGCACAAGAACCTACTCATCCTCTATGATGCCATCGGCACCCTGGCCGACTCTGTGGGCCACCACCTCAACCAGCCG GAGTACATCCAGAAGCTGATGCCTCCACTGATCCAGAAGTGGAACGAGCTTAAGGATGAAGACAAGGACCTCTTTCCTCTGCTGGAG TGCCTGTCATCGGTGGCCACTGCCCTGCAGAGTGGCTTCCTGCCCTACTGTGAGCCTGTCTACCAGCGCTGTGTCACCCTGGTGCAGAAGACGCTGGCCCAGGCCATG ATGTACACCCAGCACCCTGAGCAGTATGAGGCCCCTGACAAGGACTTCATGATCGTGGCACTGGATCTGCTCAGTGGCCTGGCTGAGGGCCTAGGTGGCCACGTGGAGCAGCTGGTGGCCCGCAGCAACATCATGACACTGCTCTTTCAGTGCATGCAG GACTCGATGCCTGAAGTCCGGCAGAGCTCCTTCGCCCTCCTAGGAGACCTCACCAAAGCCTGCTTCATCCATGTCAAGCCCTGTATTG CCGAGTTCATGCCCATTCTGGGCACCAACCTAAACCCTGAGTTCATCTCTGTCTGCAACAATGCTACCTGGGCCATTGGCGAGATCTGCATGCAGATGG GGGCAGAGATGCAGCCCTATGTGCAAATGGTCCTCAACAACCTGGTGGAGATCATTAACCGGCCCAACACGCCCAAGACGCTGCTGGAAAACACAG CCATCACCATCGGCCGCCTGGGCTACGTGTGCCCGCAGGAGGTGGCACCTATGCTGCAGCAGTTCATCCGGCCTTG GTGCACGTCCCTCAGGAACATCAGAGACAACGAGGAGAAGGACTCGGCTTTCCGAGGCATCTGCATGATGATAGGCGTCAACCCCGGGGGCGTCGTGCAG gactttattttcttctgcgACGCTGTAGCCTCCTGGGTGAGCCCGAAGGATGACCTTCGGGACATGTTTTATAAG ATTCTCCACGGCTTCAAAGACCAAGTTGGGGAGGAAAACTGGCAACAGTTCTCAGAGCAGTTCCCGCCGCTGCTCAAGGAGAGGCTGGCTGCCTTCTACGGG GTTTCTGTCTGCGTCGTCGTCAGAGGGGTTGCTGGGGAGCACGCTGCGTCCAGAAGTCGCCGTGTCCTGGTCGAGGGGGGTTAG